TGGTGACACAGGTGGCGCAGGCCGTCAGTAAACGTCTTTCCCGAGACGCCCAGAACGACATTCCGGGCCCGCTCGCCGACATCCTCTCCGGGCCGATTTCCGCCGGCGTCGAAAAGGCGACCTACGAGATCACGCTCGACTTCGTCCGCAGCGACGCGTTCAGCGCGATCTGGACCGCCGCCAACCGGACCGCGCACCAACAGCTCGTCGCGGTCCTGCGCGGCCGGCCACCGGCCGCGCCGACCGCCGGCCACGCTCGCCGGCCGGCGCGGCCGGTCCGCGGCGGGCCCGGGAAACGACGGAGGGCCTCCCGACAGGGGGAGGCCCTCCGTGCGTCCGAGCTCCGCGCCGTGTCAGCCGTACGTCGGCGTTCGGGCGCGGTCCGGCTTCAGCTCAGCCGGGTCAGCCGGCGGCGTGGCCGCGGCCGAGGTACTTCAGGTAGGCGCCGTTGGTGTAGGTCGACCAGGCGGTCGGACCCTGCGACGAGCAGACCTTCTTGGCCGCGGCCGCGTTGGCGTGGGTGTCGTACAGGTTGATGCCCTTGGTCCAGGGGTGCGCCCAGGTGTTGATCTGCCAGAGGCCACGGGAGTCCTCGATGCTGGTGGCGAGCCGGGCACTCGGGTTGCCACCGGACTCGGCCAGCGCGATGGCGACCCAGGTGGACGTCGGCACGCCACGACAGCCGGACAGGCCCGCGCTCTTGGCGGCCAGGGCGATGGACGAGTCGGAGGCGGCGCTCGCCGGAGAGGCAGCCATAATCCCGACACCGGTGGTGACGGCTCCCACCATGGTGACGGCGGCGAGACGGTTACGCAGGCTGCTCTTGACTGTGCGTCGGATCGACAAGAAAAATACTTTCCCACGACACCTACGGAAGCCCGAAATGGGCACGCGAGCACACTGGCCAAAAAGCCTGGCTCGCGGCGGAGATGCTTCTTCGCACCCGCCCGGAAGAACCCCGGCAGGGTTCTCCGTTTCTGCCCCGCGAAAATGAGAGAGGATATGCACCGGAACCGTGGGCAGAACTCGGCGTCGGCCCGGTGTTCGCGCTCCGGCGGATTCGTGTTTCCGACCGGAACGAGCACAACATTAGACCGGATCTTGACCCGGAGGCAAGCACCCAGCGTCACCAGATACGGTCCCGATCGCTGACTTTCCGCATTTCCCCGTAACCCACAGGCAGATCGCCAAACGAACCGTGACCGGCGTCACGTTTCAGAAGGCCGCGAGATGCCAAGGACGTGGCCGGCCTGCGCCGCGGAGTGCCGGGGCACGGCGGGGTCGCGACGCCAACGGCCGCCGCCGCCGCACCGCGCCGGGCCCCATCCGCCCCCGGCCACGCAGGCCAGCCAGACCACCCGGACCCGTCCACCCCCCGGTCCGTCGCCGACAGATCGGCCGGCCCCGACTCGAAATCCCCCCTTGATGCCGACTTGGTCGGCTAACGAGTGGACTGGCGGTGATCGTTGCTAATGTCGCGACGTGGAGCGCAGAACGCTGCTGTCGCTGCTGAGCATCGGCGCGGCCCAGTTCCTCGTCGGATGTTCGTCCGGATCCGTCTCACCCGGGCAGCCGCCGCAGCAACGGACACCGCCGACCGGCGGTCCGACCAGGCCGACCGGTCAGCCGGCGCAGCATCCGGCGCCGCTGGCCGCCGGCGCCAGCGGGCCCGCTGACCAGGGCGCCGCCGTGGGCTCGGTGAGCACGTCCTCAGGCCCGGCGCTGCCACCGATCCCACCGCCGCACCCCGGCCCCCCGAAAGTCGTCTTCCAGGCACCGGGCCAGACGCGACGGATCGCCCTGACCATCGACGACGGTTACGCACCCGAGGTGGTCGCCGCCTACGTCGCCTTCGCGCAACGCAGCGGGATCCCGATCACCTTTCAGCCGAACGGCTGCTACGAGGCGATCTGGAGCCGGCATGCCGCCGCCCTGCGGCCCCTCATCGAGGCCGGCCAGGTACAGATCGGCAACCACACCTGGACGCACCGCAACCTGCTCGCCCGTGGCCGGGCGGACGCGGACATCCGGGCGGACGTCGAGCGGAACGAGGACTGGATCCAGCGGACCTTCGGCATCACCAGCCGGCCCTGGTTCCGACCGCCCTACGGATCCCACAACAGTCACGTGGACGGCGTCGTCGCCGAGCTCGGCTACACGAACATCATGATCTGGAACGGCTCCTTCGGCGACTCCGCCGTGCTGACCCCGGAGCAGCTGATGAACGAGGCCCGGCGCTATCTCCAGCCTGGAACGATCATGCTCGGCCACGCGAACCATCCCACCATCACCGGCCTGTTCGACCAGGTCCAACAACTGATCGAACAGCGCCAGCTGGAGCCCGTCACCCTCGACACGATGTTCGGCACCTCCCGCGCCATGGGCTGACCCGCACGGCCCACCGACGGGCCGACCGGGCCGGAACATCGCTGGATCTTCCACCATGGTCGCCACCGTGGTCAGGACATGGACCGTTACAGTCACGTTGTGTCCGACCGCCGAGCCGCTGCCGCACGGCGTCTGGCGGCGTCGCACCTGCCGGTCGGGCTGGACGCGGACGCGGTGGTGACGGCGGCGCTCGCCCTGATCGACGCCGACGGGGTCGCCGGCTTCACGATCCGCCGGCTCGGCGAACAGCTGGGTGTGAGCGCGCCGACCATCTACTGGCATGTCGGATCGAAAGCCGCGCTGCTCGACCAGGTCGTCGAACGCGTCCTTTCGAACATGATGCTGGATACCGACCCTGATCAGACCTGGGACCGGAGGCTACGGCTGTTCATCACGGCCGCGCGCGAACAACTGCTCGCGCACCCGCATGTACTGGATCTGCTGCCTGCTGCGACGTCGCGTGCGGTCACCCAGTGGTCGGCCGAGGCGCTCGCGATCATGCGTCAGGCCGGGTTGACCGACGAGGATGCCGCAACCTTCGCGAAGGTCCTCCTCCTGCAGGTCCTCGGCTATGCCCGTGCCGAGGCCGCGGTTCGCACCGCGCGGTCCATGGAACCGGTGGCCGGCGGATCGGGCCTGACCTACCGGGTCCGGCCCGAGCTCCTCCGGCCCGAACTCGGCCCTGACGCCGTGCTCATGGGCACCTACGACCTCGACGTCCAGCTGCGGATCATGATCGAACTCCTGGTCGCCGGCGTCGAAGCCGCGATCGATCGAGCGAGACCAGGGAGACCGAGCCCGGATCGCGCTGGCTGATCAGATCCGCGGATCCTTCCCTCGCCGGGCGGCCTGCCGTCGGGCACGGTCCCCGTCTTCGGGTCCAGCCGAGCCACCCACCTCAGTCCTGCCGCGGCCGCGGTGCCCACGGCGCCCAGCCGCGGATCGGTCACGATCGCGACGGCCCCGGTGAGTGCGATCGCATGGGCGAGCTCGTCCTCGGCGTACCGGGTGTTGACGTCGACGGCGACCGCGCCAAGCCACCCGCACGCGAACCACAGGTGCAGGAAGGCCGGGCTGTTGTCCAGATGGATGATCAACGTGTCGCCCGCGGTCACTCCACGGGCGGCGAGCCCGGCAGCGGTGGCCTCCACATCACGGTGGAACTCGCCGTAGCTCCAGGTACGCCGCGGCCCGTCCCCAGGAGCCGGCTCCCACAGCAGAAACGGATGGTCCCGCCGGCGCCGCACCCGTTCGTCGAGCATCGTCCGCACGTCGGCACCCAGGAACGGATGAACAGCCGGCAGCCGGACAGTGCCCAGGCGACTCCGTGTGTCTCCCACAACTCCCCGATCTGTCGTCACGGGCCCCGTTGGTCACGTGGCGTCCGACCTCGTGCGGACGTCTATGCTCGTTATAGGTCTATGGCCGTTATAGTGCGGTCTGCATCACACGGTCAAGCCGCCGCAGGCAGGCAGGCAGGCAGGCAGCGAACGTGATCAGTCCGATGCGGCACACATCCGATGCGGCACACAAAGGGGAGAGCGAGACGCCATGAGACACAACGAAGCGGTCCCGATCGGCTGGCCGCTCCCGACCGACCGGCTGGTGCTGCCGCTGATCGCCGCGCCGATGACAAGGGTGTCGACCCCGGCCCTCGTGGCCGCCGCCTGTTCCGCCGGAATCGTCGGGGCGTTCCCGACCAGCAACTGCAGTTCGAACGCCGAGCTCGACGAGTGGCTCGACGAGATCGCGGCTACTGTTCGTACCGCGGGAACAACCGCAGACGATGCCGCCAGCGTTCCCACACCGGGCCCGGTCGCCGCCAACCTGATCGTGCACCGGGCGAACAAACGCCTCGACGACGACCTCCAGACGATTGTGCGCCGTTCCGTCGAGCTGGTCATCACCAGTGTCGGAAACCCGGTTCCGGTGATCGACCCGCTTCACCGCGCGGGCTGTCGCGTCCTCGCGGACGTCGCCTCGCTCGCGCACGCGCACAAGGCGGTGGACGCGGGCGCCGACGGTCTCGTGCTGCTCAGCGCCGGGGCGGGCGGTCACACCGGCTGGGCCAACCCGTTCGCCTTCGCCCGCGCCGTTCGCCGGTTCTATGACGGACCGCTGGTTCTCGCCGGCGGTATCAGCGACGGCACGGCGCTCTGGGCAGCGATCACGCTCGGCTACGACCTCGGCTACATGGGCACGAAGTTCATCGCCACCCGGGAAAGCGGCGCGGACCCGAAATGGCGTGCCGCCGTCGTCAGCGCCAGCCTCGACGACATCACCCTGAGCACCGCGCCCAACGGGGTCACAGCCAGCATGGTCGTGCCTCCAGGTGGCGCAGGTCAGCCCGCGGGCAGCGCCGGGCACACCGTGTCCGGCGTCGACGCGATCACCACGGTCGCGGGCGTCGTGGCCGCGACCAGCACCGAATGGCACCGGGCCCGGGCCCGCACCAGCACGGCGCTCAGGGCGTCGGGGCGATCAGGCCTCGGGGCCAGCAGCCTGTCGTGGACTCAGGATTGAAACGTTCGTTCGAGCGGGTCCGCCCCGTGGCGGATCCCGGAACGTCAACTGCTGGCGGACCCCAGGTGGAGGCACCTCGACCGTCGTGATGGTTCGATTGGTCCGGCGCCTCGGCGGACACTGCGAGCACGTCGACGTCGTACTCGGCCGACGGTCGCACGACGAGGTCGGCGTCGTGCCTCGGCGCTACCGCCGTACCGCGACTAATGAGTCGACACGGACGGGATATGCCGTTCTTCCTCCCTCGATGAGTGGGGTACATTTCCTGGTCAGCGGCATCGCGACATCCGTCGCCCCCGGCTGGTAGAGCTCATCGGCATCGCGTCGACGCCTCTCGGCATGCGCGAGCACAGAAGGGTCGGAACACGGTGCCGATGTCGTCAATCAATACGCCAAAAGGCTCGTTGACGCGTTCCACGGCTATTCTGTTGGGACTGGCTTCGTCGACCGTCGCCATAGCCGGGATGCGGGCCTTCCGGGACACTCTGGCCGCGGCATTCCTGGCGTTGGTCCTCGTGGTCACATGCCATCCGCTGCAGACGTGCCTACGCCGCCGCGGCGCACCCGGGTGGGTCGGCGTCGCCGTGACGATGACGACCATATACACGATCATGGCCGGCCTGGTGGTCGCCCTGGTCACGGCGGCCGCCCGACTTGTCACCCTGCTGCCGGACTACGCCACACAGTTCGAAAAGCTGCTCAACCAGGCCGCCCGGCGGCTGGAGGACCTCGGCGTCACGCCGGAGCAGGCCAGCACGACGGTCGGCCGGCTCGACCTGTCCAAACTGTCCGGCCTGCTGCAGAACATTCTTTCCGGGCTGACCTCGGCGGGGTCGAATCTGATGTTCCTCGTTGCTCTGGTCTTCTTCCTGGCGATCGACGGCGATCAGTTTGCGCGCCGGCTCGACATGGCCGCCGAGTCGCGGCCGCTCCTGGTGGACGCATTGCGGGCGTTCGCCCGCAACACGCGCCGCTATCTTGCCGTTTCCTCGCTCTTCGGGCTGGTCGTCGCGGCGCTCGATGTGCTTGCTCTGCACTGGCTGGCGATTCCGCTGCCGCTGTTGTGGGGGCTGCTGTCGTTCATCACCAACTACATCCCCAACATCGGGTTCCTGGTGGGCCTGCTCCCACCTGCGCTGCTCGGCCTGCTCGAGGGCGGGGTCGCCCGCATGCTCTGGGTCGTGGCGGTCTATTCATCGATCAACATGGTCGTGCAGTCGTTCATCCAGCCGAAGGTCGTCGGGAACGTGGTGAGTCTGTCCGCGACGCTGACCTTCTTCTCGGTGGTCTTCTGGACGCTCGTTCTCGGCCCGCTCGGGGCGCTGCTCGCGGTTCCGATGACGTTGCTGACCAAGGCTCTGCTCATCGACTCCGATCCCGCGGCCCAGTGGTTGCGCCCGCTTCTCGGCGATACGACGGCTGAGGCCGCGGAAGAGGATGCCACGCCATCCGCCCAGTCAAAAACGCAGTCTCCGTGAGGCCACGAGAGGTCGCACCGCTTCGCCACGATGACCAACCTCGCATGTGGGCCCGGCGGGCGGCCCCGTTCGCGACCCTCGTCAGGAGGTCAGGGAGCGGACGAAGAAGGGCTTCACGTCGAGCTTCTTCTCGAGCACACCGGCCTCGGCGTAGACGTCGGCGGACTTCTGGAACTGGCTGACGATCTGGTCGTCGATCGGGGGCGCGCTCCACTGGCGGCGCTTGAGCACGTCGAGGGCCACCGGCTCGGGCAGTTTCGTCAGCGACGCGAAGATCTTCGAGAACTCGCCCTGGTGCTGGTTCGACCAGATGAACGCGTTGCGCTGTCGGGTCAGGAAGTCGGCGATCGCCGCCTTGGTGCCCGCGTTCTCGACCGCGTCCTCGGTGGCGACGACGAAGCCCAGGCCGCTGTTGATCCCCTCGCCGTCGCGGACGATGCGGGCGCCCTTACGTTCGGCGAGCGCGACGTAAGGATCCCAGGTCACCCAGGCGTCGATCTGCCGGGCGTCGAAGGCGGCCGACGCGGCCGGCGGGGCCAGGAACGAGATCGTCAGGTCGTCGGGGGTCAGCCCGGCCTCCTTGAGCGCGCCGAGCAGCAGGTAGTGCCCGATGCTGCCCTCGGTCGACGGGGATACCGTCCTGCCACGCAGATCGGCGACGGTACGGATCGGCGAGTCCTTGGGAACGAGGATCGCGACGCCCTTCGGGGAGGTGCGGGCCGCCCCGACGACCTTCAGCGGCGCGCCGGCACCGAGCGCGTTGAGGATGGGCGCGTCACCGGCCTGACCGATGTCGGCCGCGCCGGCGCGCAGCGCCTGCAGCAGCGGGGCGGCGGCGGAGAAGTCGGACCACTCGATCTTGTATGGGACGTCCGCGAGGACGCCCGAGGCCTCGAGCAGTGCCTTGAGCTGGCCGACCTGGTCGGCGACCCGCAGGGTCACGCGGGAGAGGTCGGGCCGCCCGTCGGCCGTCGTGGCCGCCGGGGCGTCGTCGGAGTCCGACCCGCAGGCGGTGACGGCCACGACGGCCACGACGGCCACCAGTGCCGCGACGCCGACCCGCAGCCGGGATCCGAGCAGTCTGAACACGCGCAACATCGCACAACGCTCCGGGGTCAGGGGATCAGGCCGGGACGGGCAGGCCACCAGGGCGGACCGGGCAGCCCGGTGACATTTTGCTGACAGACAGGATCAACCTCATCTCGACCGCGTCCCACCGAGCACGGTACAGCACTGTCAGTAATTCATCTTTGACGACCTAAAAAGTGAAGAAGTGACTTCCATCACACATTCAGACCCATTGACCCAGCCTGTCGGGCATGTTTCGGTTGCTCCCGTGTACAGATCGGTTCGACTGGTCACCCGCAGTCACATCGACCTGCAGCGGATCAAGTCCGCCGCATGTCCCCGGCACCGGGCCGACGGCTAGGCACCTTCCGTCGTCGACTCGGTCCGGCGGCATCCCTGCCCGCGGACCGGGAGATGGCAATGGCTCACCAAGGCGACCGCCGCCACCGCCGCCCTCCCCGTTCTCACCGGCGACCGTGACTGCTTTTCACGGCGATGACTCGCGCGCCCTCGACGGGAGAATTCGTGACGCTCCAGACCTTTCCCGCCGGCATGGGCGGCGAGAGCAGCACACCCGGCGGGAGCACGGAGAAAACCGACTCACCGGGAACATCGGAAACTCCAAAAACGCGAGAAACACGAGAAACATCCGGAACATCGGTCGAGGTGGCGCCGGTTCTGACCACCGTCGTTCCCGCCGGCGCCCGGCGGCGGGGACTACCCCGCTGGGCACGGCGCCCGGTGGGACCATTGTTCCTGCTGGCGGCGTGGCAGATCGCGGTGTGGACCGGAAGCGCGTCCACCGAGCTTCTCGCCTCGCCGTGGAGCGTGGTCACGACATTCGCGGACCTGATGGGCAGCGGTGAGCTCCCCCGGGCCATTCTGGTGTCACTGCGGCGTGCCGGAAGCGGCCTGCTGCTGGGCGGATTCATCGGCATCACGCTGGCACTGCTGGCCGGGCTCTTCCGGCTCGGCGAGGACCTCATCGACGCCGCCGTCCAGATGATCCGCACTGTGCCCTTCGTGGGCCTCATCCCGCTTTTCATCATCTGGTTCGGCATCGGGGAGCAGCCGAAGATCGCCCTCGTCGCCTTCGGCGTCGCGTTCCCGCTGTACCTCAACACCTATGCCGGAATCCGGAACGTCGACGCGACCCTCGTCGAGGCCGCGCGCACGGTGGGGCTCGGCCGGGCCGGGCTGATCCGGCACGTCATCCTGCCGGGGGCGCTGCCGAACGTCCTGGTGGGCCTGCGGTTCTCCCTCGCGATCGCGTGGCTCGCGCTCATCTTCGCCGAGCAGATCAACGCAAACCGGGGCCTGGGGCACCTGATGAACCGGGCCCAGGAGTTCCAGCGCACCGACATCATCGTCGTCTGCCTCGTGGTCTACGCCCTTCTCGGGCTCGCCGTCGACGCCGTCGTCCGACTACTCGAAAGGCTGCTGCTGTCATGGCGACCGGCCTTCAGCGGAGCTTGACCACCGCCGGCGGGGGCACGCAAGCCCCACCCGCGGTCACCGTCCGCAACCTGCGCCGCTCCTTCGGCGACACCACGGTCATCGACGACCTCAGCCTGTCCGTCCCGGCCGGGCAGTTCGTCTGCCTGCTCGGCCGCAGCGGCTGCGGCAAGAGCACCCTGCTGCGGATCCTCGCCGACCTCGACAACGAGATCAGCGGCGAGGTCCAGATCGCGTCCCGGCGCGCGGTGGCCTTCCAGTCGCCGCGGCTGCTGCCCTGGAAGCGGGTGTGGCGCAACGTCGTTCTCGGCCTGCCGGGCCGGCCGGACCGAGCCCGCGCGCTCGCGGCGCTGACGGAGGTAGGGCTGGCCGATCGTGCCGACGCCTGGCCCAAGACGCTCTCCGGCGGCGAGGCGCAGCGCGCGTCGCTGGCCCGGGCGCTCGTGCGCGACCCCGAGCTGATGCTGCTCGACGAGCCGTTCGGAGCGCTCGACGCCCTGACCAGGATCCGCGTGCAGGGCCTGGTCGAGCAGCTGTGGCAGCGGCACCGCCCGGCGATCCTGCTGGTCACGCACGACGTCGAGGAGGCGTTGCTGCTCGCCGACCGGGCGCTGGTCATGGAGGACGGTGTGATCTCGCACAGCGTGGACGTCACGCTGCCGCGGCCACGCACCGTGACCGACCCGGCGTTCGTCGAGCTGCGCGCCGAGCTCCTCGCCCGGCTCGGCGTCGGGGCCTCCTCCCCTTCCTGACGAAGCTCGTCCCAACACCCCCGGAGTTCACCCATGCGCTTCCCCAGACCCGGACGTCCAGTGGCACGGCCCCTACGACTCGCGGTGGCGGCGACGCTCGCCGCGGGACTCCTGCTCACCGCCTGCGGTTCCGACGACGACCCCGCTCCGGGCGCCGCCGGCGCAGGCACCGGCGCCACCGAGAAACCGGTCGCGGGCGGTTCGGTCACCTACGCGATCGACACCGAGCCGACCTGCTTCGACATCCACGTCAGCCCGCAGGACATCACCGCGGCCATCCAGCGCAACGTGTTCGACTCGCTCGTCGCGGAGGACGAGTCCGGCACGTTCCACCCGTGGCTGGCGAGCTCCTGGGAGACCTCGCCGGATCTGAAGACCTACACCTTCAAGCTCCGCCAGGACGTCACGTTCACCGACGGCACCCGCTTCGACGCCGCCGCCGTGAAGGCGAACTTCGACCACATAAAGGCGCCCACGACGAAGTCGCGGTACGCCGCGAGCCTGCTCGGCAGCTACACCGGCACCGACGTCGTCGACCAGTTCACCGCCCGGGTGAACTTCGCCCAGCCCTTCGCGCCGTTCCTGCAGGCGGCCAGCACCGCCTATCTCGGCTTCTACTCGCCGAAGACGCTCGCCGCCGACGCCGACAAGCTGTGCGGCGGTGGCCCGGTGGCGGTCGGCACGGGGCCGTTCACCTTCACCAGCTACACCAAGGGCCAGAGCATCGTCCTGACGAAGAACCCGGCGTACAACTGGGCGCCGGCGACCGCGAAGCACACCGGCGCCGCCTACCTGGACACGTTGACGATCCGCGTTCTCAAGGAGAACTCCACCCGGATCGGCTCGCTGACCAGCGGCCAGATCGACGTCGCCGGTGCGGTGCCGCCGGCGAACGTGGCCGCGGTCGAGGCGAACGGGCGCCTGCAGGTGCTGCGCCGCGACGCCGCGGGCTCGCCGTACAGCCTCTACCTGAACACCACACTGGCACCGTTCACCGACGAGCGGGTGCGCGTCGCCTTCCAGCGTGGCCTGAACATCGACCAGGACGTGAAGACCGTCTACTTCGGCCAGTACAAGCGTTCCTGGAGCCCACTCACCGCGGTCACGCCCTCCTACGACAGGAGCCTGGAGAACAGCTGGCCCTACGACCCGGCCAAGGCCAACCAGCTGCTCGACGAGGCCGGCTGGACGGGCCGTGATTCCGACGGCTACCGCACCCGTGACGGCCACCGGCTCACCGTCGCCTGGCCGATCATCCCGGCCACCATCCGCGAACAGCGGGACGTCCTCGGCCAGGCGTTCCAGGAGGACCTCAAGAAGATCGGCATCGAGCTCACCCGCCCGTCCCTCGACGCGGGCACGTACCTGAAGGAGGCGTACGCCGGCAAGTACGCCGTCCTGGACTTCAGCTGGGCCCGGTTCGAGCCGGACGTGCTGCGGCTGTTCTTCCACTCGGCCAGCACTCTGGCCGGCGGCGGCCAGAACGCCGCGTTCGTGAAGGACCCCGAGGTGGACACCTGGACGACGACCGGTGCGGGCACCTTCGACGAGAAGGTCCGGAACGACGTCTACGCGCGCACCCAGCAGCGGGTGGTCAGGATCGGCGCGGTCGTGCCCGTCTACACACCGTCGTCCATCCTCGCGGCCGGCAGGCACGTCCACGGGATCGCCTTCGACACGAACGCCTGGCCGCAGTTCTACGACGCCTGGCGCGACCGAAAGTGAAGGCCGTCGAACCCGTTCGGCCAGGGCCACGGGGGTGGATCGTGCTGCGCGCGGTCGGGCGGCGGCTCGCCCGCGCGGGCGCGGTCGTCCTCGGCGCGGCGACCCTCGCGTTCGCCGCGTTGCAGCTGCTGCCCGGTGACCCGGTGGCGGTCATGCTGGGGCCGGCCACGACGGCGTCCCCGCAGGTCCGGGAGCAGATCAGGGCCGACTTCGGGTTCGACGAGCCGGTACCGGTGCGCTATCTGCACTACCTCGGTGATCTGGTGACGGGCGACCTGGGCCGGTCCTACCAGCTCCAGCAGCCGGTCACCGCGCTCATCGGGGAGCAGCTGTGGCCGACGGTGCAGCTCGTCGCGGCGAGCGTCACCCTCGCCGTGGTCATCGCGGTGGTCTCCGCGGTGCTCACGGCGGGCCGCCGCTCGGCACTGCGCGCCGTGGTCACGCTGCTGGAGCTGGTGGCGCTGTCCACCCCGCAGTTCTGGCTGGGGATCGTGCTGCTGACAGTGTTCTCGTTCCGCCTGAACCTCTTCCCGGTGGCGGGCGCGCAGGACCTCAGGGCGCTGGTGCTGCCGGCGGTCACCCTCGCGCTACCCGTCGCCGGGGTGCTGGCACAGGTGCTGCGGGAGGGCATCGAGACGGCGCTGGAACAGCCGTTCGTCGTCGCTGCCCGGGCCCGGGGCCGCAGCCGGATCGGGGTGCGGCTGCGGCACGCGGTCCGGCACGCGGCGGCCCCGCTGCTCACACTGTCCGGCTGGGTGACGGGTTCGCTGCTGGGCGGCGCGGTGCTGGTGGAGACCGTCTTCGGTCGCCCCGGCCTCGGTTCGCTGGTGCTGCAGGCGGTCGCCAGCCGGGACATGCCGGTCGTGCTGGGCGTGGTCCTGCTGACCGCGACGGTGGTGGCCGTCGTGTTCATCCTGGTGGACCTGGTGCAGCTGGCGCTCGACCCACGGCTACGGACGGCGGCAGCTCTGTGACGAACATCGACACCCGGACGGACATCGACGCCGGGACCGGCAGCAGCCCCGAGACCGGCGGCAGCCCCGAGACCGGCAGCAGCCCAGGGGCGGGCATCGACACCGTGCTCACGGGCGGCGCCCGGCGTCCGGGTCCACGCGGCTGGTCGGTCCCCCGGCCGGGTGTCGTCTCGGTCCCCCGGCCGGGTGTTGTCGTCGCGGCCGCGGTACTGGCGCTGGCTGCCTTCGTCGCGGCCGCGCCGGGGCTGCTGACCGACGCCGCGCCAACCGACATCGACCCCGTGCACGCGCTGGCCGGGCCGGGGGCGGGCCACTGGTTCGGCACCGACCAGCTCGGCCGCGACGTGTTCACCCGCGTCGTCTACGGGGCCCGCACGTCGCTGCTGCTCGGCCTCGCCGCGATCGGCCTCGCCGTCGCCGGTGGTGTGGTGCTGGGCCTGGCCACGGCGCTCGGCGGGCGCGGGATGAAGCGGATCCTCACCTGGCTGACGGACGTCACGCTCGCGCTGCCCCCGGTGCTGCTAGCGCTGCTGGTGGTCGCCGTGCTCGGCGCCGGAACGGCGAACACCGTGATCGCGATCGCGATCGCCCTCATTCCGGTGTACGGGCGGCTGGTGCGCACCGAGGCGATGCTGGTGCTGCGCTCCGGCTACGTCGAGGCCGCGGTCGGGCTCGGCCTGCGCCGCGGTGTGGTGGTCGCCCGCCATGTCCTGCCCAACGCGCTCGGCCCGGTGCTGGTCCTGGCCACGGTCGGGTTCGGTACCGCGCTCATGTACGCCTCCGCGTTGAGCTTCCTCGGCCTCGGGTCGAGCCCGCCGAGCCCGGAGTGGGGCCTGATGCTGTCCGAGGGTCGCGACTTCCTCCAGACCGCCTGGTGGACGGGGGTGTTCCCGGGTGCGGCGATCACCGGAACCGTGATCGCCGTGACGGTCGTCGGCCGGTACGCGCAGG
This is a stretch of genomic DNA from Parafrankia irregularis. It encodes these proteins:
- a CDS encoding transglycosylase SLT domain-containing protein; protein product: MSIRRTVKSSLRNRLAAVTMVGAVTTGVGIMAASPASAASDSSIALAAKSAGLSGCRGVPTSTWVAIALAESGGNPSARLATSIEDSRGLWQINTWAHPWTKGINLYDTHANAAAAKKVCSSQGPTAWSTYTNGAYLKYLGRGHAAG
- a CDS encoding polysaccharide deacetylase family protein, with amino-acid sequence MERRTLLSLLSIGAAQFLVGCSSGSVSPGQPPQQRTPPTGGPTRPTGQPAQHPAPLAAGASGPADQGAAVGSVSTSSGPALPPIPPPHPGPPKVVFQAPGQTRRIALTIDDGYAPEVVAAYVAFAQRSGIPITFQPNGCYEAIWSRHAAALRPLIEAGQVQIGNHTWTHRNLLARGRADADIRADVERNEDWIQRTFGITSRPWFRPPYGSHNSHVDGVVAELGYTNIMIWNGSFGDSAVLTPEQLMNEARRYLQPGTIMLGHANHPTITGLFDQVQQLIEQRQLEPVTLDTMFGTSRAMG
- a CDS encoding TetR family transcriptional regulator; this translates as MDRYSHVVSDRRAAAARRLAASHLPVGLDADAVVTAALALIDADGVAGFTIRRLGEQLGVSAPTIYWHVGSKAALLDQVVERVLSNMMLDTDPDQTWDRRLRLFITAAREQLLAHPHVLDLLPAATSRAVTQWSAEALAIMRQAGLTDEDAATFAKVLLLQVLGYARAEAAVRTARSMEPVAGGSGLTYRVRPELLRPELGPDAVLMGTYDLDVQLRIMIELLVAGVEAAIDRARPGRPSPDRAG
- a CDS encoding AMP-binding protein, which translates into the protein MGDTRSRLGTVRLPAVHPFLGADVRTMLDERVRRRRDHPFLLWEPAPGDGPRRTWSYGEFHRDVEATAAGLAARGVTAGDTLIIHLDNSPAFLHLWFACGWLGAVAVDVNTRYAEDELAHAIALTGAVAIVTDPRLGAVGTAAAAGLRWVARLDPKTGTVPDGRPPGEGRIRGSDQPARSGLGLPGLARSIAASTPATRSSIMIRSWTSRS
- a CDS encoding NAD(P)H-dependent flavin oxidoreductase, with translation MRHNEAVPIGWPLPTDRLVLPLIAAPMTRVSTPALVAAACSAGIVGAFPTSNCSSNAELDEWLDEIAATVRTAGTTADDAASVPTPGPVAANLIVHRANKRLDDDLQTIVRRSVELVITSVGNPVPVIDPLHRAGCRVLADVASLAHAHKAVDAGADGLVLLSAGAGGHTGWANPFAFARAVRRFYDGPLVLAGGISDGTALWAAITLGYDLGYMGTKFIATRESGADPKWRAAVVSASLDDITLSTAPNGVTASMVVPPGGAGQPAGSAGHTVSGVDAITTVAGVVAATSTEWHRARARTSTALRASGRSGLGASSLSWTQD
- a CDS encoding AI-2E family transporter; amino-acid sequence: MSSINTPKGSLTRSTAILLGLASSTVAIAGMRAFRDTLAAAFLALVLVVTCHPLQTCLRRRGAPGWVGVAVTMTTIYTIMAGLVVALVTAAARLVTLLPDYATQFEKLLNQAARRLEDLGVTPEQASTTVGRLDLSKLSGLLQNILSGLTSAGSNLMFLVALVFFLAIDGDQFARRLDMAAESRPLLVDALRAFARNTRRYLAVSSLFGLVVAALDVLALHWLAIPLPLLWGLLSFITNYIPNIGFLVGLLPPALLGLLEGGVARMLWVVAVYSSINMVVQSFIQPKVVGNVVSLSATLTFFSVVFWTLVLGPLGALLAVPMTLLTKALLIDSDPAAQWLRPLLGDTTAEAAEEDATPSAQSKTQSP
- a CDS encoding ABC transporter substrate-binding protein, with amino-acid sequence MLRVFRLLGSRLRVGVAALVAVVAVVAVTACGSDSDDAPAATTADGRPDLSRVTLRVADQVGQLKALLEASGVLADVPYKIEWSDFSAAAPLLQALRAGAADIGQAGDAPILNALGAGAPLKVVGAARTSPKGVAILVPKDSPIRTVADLRGRTVSPSTEGSIGHYLLLGALKEAGLTPDDLTISFLAPPAASAAFDARQIDAWVTWDPYVALAERKGARIVRDGEGINSGLGFVVATEDAVENAGTKAAIADFLTRQRNAFIWSNQHQGEFSKIFASLTKLPEPVALDVLKRRQWSAPPIDDQIVSQFQKSADVYAEAGVLEKKLDVKPFFVRSLTS
- a CDS encoding ABC transporter permease subunit — encoded protein: MAPVLTTVVPAGARRRGLPRWARRPVGPLFLLAAWQIAVWTGSASTELLASPWSVVTTFADLMGSGELPRAILVSLRRAGSGLLLGGFIGITLALLAGLFRLGEDLIDAAVQMIRTVPFVGLIPLFIIWFGIGEQPKIALVAFGVAFPLYLNTYAGIRNVDATLVEAARTVGLGRAGLIRHVILPGALPNVLVGLRFSLAIAWLALIFAEQINANRGLGHLMNRAQEFQRTDIIVVCLVVYALLGLAVDAVVRLLERLLLSWRPAFSGA